The following are from one region of the Staphylococcus schleiferi genome:
- a CDS encoding MFS transporter, with protein MEVKKITSADDNKMTAIKVDAKPFGIKDKIGYMLGDIGNDAILGLVNSFLMIYYTNVLGIAGGIVGILFMISRIIDAFADISVGRMIDIAELTPEGRFKPWIRRMKYPFCLISLLLFLPLVNDWNDVSKIIYVFATYLIFGVVLSAINIPYGSMAAAISDHPDDRAALSTFRSVGAAIGMSTTGFLIPIFIYKTNEHGEKTISGMRFFIIALICCSIAFVVYIIINKMLVERVQIKKKEKVTIGRLLKGLFTDRAILILIIVDFFVVLTQILYGTTTTYLFNDYFHNPKAMSVAMLFNWGTVILVAAPTIYFVRRFGKKEVTMVALPFSSLMFFILFFLHTTNPWVYVSLMFFATIGYSVFNVIVWALITDVIDAHQYHTGLREDGTVYGLNSFARKVAQAFSGGIGGLMLAVIGYQSSTSGGVMQSAIVQERIYMLSNLLPAVLFLVAALILIFGYPMNKKTTDRIARELREERERTEVNI; from the coding sequence ATGGAAGTCAAAAAAATTACAAGCGCAGATGATAACAAAATGACTGCAATAAAAGTTGATGCAAAACCTTTTGGAATCAAAGATAAAATAGGATATATGTTAGGTGATATTGGTAATGATGCTATTCTAGGTTTGGTAAATAGCTTTTTAATGATTTATTATACAAATGTATTAGGAATTGCTGGTGGTATTGTAGGAATATTATTTATGATTTCAAGAATTATTGATGCATTTGCTGATATTTCTGTAGGAAGAATGATAGACATTGCGGAATTGACGCCTGAAGGCCGGTTTAAGCCATGGATTAGACGAATGAAGTATCCTTTTTGCTTGATTTCATTATTACTTTTCTTACCTTTAGTCAATGATTGGAATGACGTTTCTAAGATTATTTATGTTTTTGCTACTTATTTGATTTTTGGGGTTGTATTATCGGCTATTAATATACCATATGGTTCTATGGCAGCAGCAATTAGTGACCATCCGGATGATCGTGCAGCCTTATCGACATTTAGAAGTGTAGGGGCAGCTATTGGTATGTCTACAACTGGATTTCTAATTCCAATATTTATATACAAAACAAATGAACATGGTGAAAAAACAATTTCAGGAATGAGATTTTTTATAATTGCTTTAATTTGCTGTAGCATTGCATTTGTGGTCTATATAATTATCAATAAAATGCTAGTAGAACGTGTACAGATTAAGAAAAAAGAAAAAGTAACTATCGGTCGTTTGTTAAAAGGATTATTTACGGATCGTGCAATTTTGATATTAATTATCGTTGATTTTTTTGTAGTACTTACACAAATTTTGTACGGCACAACTACAACATACTTATTTAATGATTATTTCCATAATCCAAAAGCAATGTCAGTAGCAATGTTATTTAATTGGGGAACAGTTATTTTAGTAGCAGCACCTACAATTTATTTTGTCAGAAGATTCGGAAAGAAAGAGGTCACAATGGTAGCACTACCTTTTTCTTCACTAATGTTTTTCATACTCTTTTTCTTGCATACAACGAACCCATGGGTGTACGTATCATTAATGTTTTTTGCAACAATAGGATACTCAGTTTTCAATGTTATTGTTTGGGCGTTAATTACAGATGTTATTGATGCGCATCAGTATCACACAGGTTTACGAGAAGATGGTACAGTCTATGGTTTGAATTCTTTTGCTAGAAAAGTAGCGCAAGCATTTTCAGGAGGAATCGGGGGACTTATGTTAGCAGTAATCGGCTATCAATCTTCTACAAGTGGAGGAGTAATGCAATCAGCAATTGTTCAAGAAAGAATTTATATGCTTTCTAACTTATTACCTGCCGTTCTTTTTTTAGTGGCGGCGCTAATTTTAATATTTGGTTATCCTATGAATAAGAAAACCACTGATAGAATTGCTAGAGAATTAAGAGAAGAACGAGAAAGAACTGAAGTGAACATTTAA
- a CDS encoding exo-alpha-sialidase: MDKDIFTAGDETQANYFRIPVLYTLNNGNIIASADARYGGTHDAKSKINIATSISEDGKTWSSPKLALHFQDYENQLIDWPRDNVGKNKQIQGSASFIDSAIVQDKKTNTIFLMADMMPAGVGNNNALKNDSGFKKINENYYLKLKFENDNNYDYSIREDGLIFNDKQQKPTEYKVDENYNILKNGEYQYVTQYSVRFNGNELKEYHNGKKVKMNIFYKDSIFKVTPTNYLAYTTSDDGKNWNHPMILPPFLGLNHNATYLSPGQGLATSNGRLIFSSYTSQGLIFIYSDDHGYTWKSTKAELPFKNATVEAQMIELKPGVIKAFLRTTTGKIGYMTSYDHGNTWDKVRYLNQIKQTRYGTQLSVIKASKKVEGKDVII, translated from the coding sequence ATGGATAAAGATATTTTTACTGCAGGAGATGAAACCCAAGCAAATTATTTTAGAATTCCTGTGTTATATACATTAAACAATGGAAATATTATTGCTAGTGCTGACGCACGTTATGGTGGTACTCATGATGCTAAGAGTAAAATTAATATTGCAACATCTATAAGTGAAGATGGTAAAACTTGGTCTTCTCCAAAATTAGCTTTGCATTTCCAAGATTATGAAAATCAATTAATTGACTGGCCTAGAGATAATGTGGGTAAAAACAAGCAAATTCAGGGCAGTGCTTCATTTATCGATTCTGCTATAGTACAAGACAAAAAGACTAATACAATTTTTTTAATGGCTGACATGATGCCAGCAGGTGTAGGCAATAATAATGCTTTAAAAAATGATTCAGGGTTTAAAAAAATAAATGAAAATTATTATTTAAAATTAAAATTTGAGAATGACAATAATTATGACTATTCCATCAGAGAAGATGGTTTAATATTTAATGATAAGCAACAAAAACCAACTGAATATAAAGTAGATGAGAATTATAATATTCTAAAAAATGGTGAGTATCAGTACGTAACTCAATATTCAGTGAGATTTAATGGTAATGAACTAAAAGAGTATCATAATGGCAAGAAAGTTAAAATGAATATTTTTTATAAAGATTCTATTTTTAAAGTAACACCTACGAATTATTTAGCTTACACAACAAGTGATGATGGAAAAAACTGGAATCATCCAATGATTTTACCGCCATTTTTAGGATTGAATCATAATGCAACGTATTTAAGTCCAGGTCAAGGTTTAGCAACATCTAATGGGCGGTTAATATTTTCATCATATACAAGTCAAGGATTAATCTTTATATACAGCGATGATCATGGTTACACATGGAAGTCTACAAAAGCAGAGCTACCTTTTAAAAATGCAACTGTTGAAGCGCAAATGATTGAATTGAAACCAGGTGTAATAAAAGCGTTTTTACGAACTACTACAGGTAAAATCGGTTATATGACAAGTTATGATCATGGTAATACATGGGACAAAGTACGATATCTTAATCAAATAAAACAAACTAGATACGGGACACAACTGTCAGTAATAAAAGCTTCAAAAAAAGTTGAAGGTAAAGATGTAATAATTTAA